The following DNA comes from Desulfobaculum xiamenense.
CTGTCACGCCAGAGGCCGCGAGTTCGAGTCTCGTCGGCTCCGCCACAGATTGAATTGCCCTTCGAGGGCGTTATATGATTAGGGCCGGGGTGAAAGCCCCGGCCATCTTGACAAAAGTTGCGAATAGCTGCATCTACGGATGCGGAATTCATAATGCGGAGCTGTAGTTAAGTCGGTTATAACGCTGGCCTGTCACGCCAGAGGCCGCGAGTTCGAGTCTCGTCGGCTCCGCCACGACGATCAAAGGGAGCACACAACAGTGTGCTCCCTTTTTCTATGCCTTCCGCCCGCTGAGGGCACGAAGTGCCCGATGTTGAAGTCCCCCGCCATGCGGGGCGCTGGTTGATATTCCCCCTCGCGAAGCCTCTTCTTCGTGAAATTGAAAACCTCCTGCGTTAGGGCTGTATCCTTCGTTGCGCGCGTGTGCTCTCTGCACTTCGCTCGACTGTCGTGGCGACTTTCCCCTTGTTTTGGTTGTGCCGTTTCATTGGCCTTTCAAGTCTGCGATGGTAGTGTTCAAGTATAATCATCAAGCCTGCGTTCGCCCGACAAAGAGAGGAGGAAAGCATGAACACGGGGAATGCGACGGGGAGCGCGCTAAATCGGGTTGCCACGGCCATGTTGAATCATGTTCGGCATGATGGGCCGATAGACGCCCCACTGTGCTATCTGACGATGGAGGACGGGTCGTCGGACAGGGATATGGGCGAGGATTACCCTTTGGATGATCCGTTAAAACTCGAGAAATGCTTCATAAAGAGCGGGCACTGGGAACCGAAGACTGTAGATGATTTGGCTGTTGACATCGGTCAGAATCGCAATGGCTTGACCATGAAGCTCTCCAAGATGTCGTGTTCCATCCTTTTCGGCGATATTTCAAGGCACACTGAATACTCGCGATCCTGCCTGTATCTCCACAACGAACACAATATCAAGTTCTATCCGGTGGGCAAGAATAACGCGAACAGTTGGTCTATAGCCGCCACGAAGGCCTTCGGCATGTGCTTGTGCCAGTATCGCAGGGCGTGTCTGGAGTGGCGCAATGCGGCATTTTTCCGGAGCAACGTTGGGCTGTCTGACGACAAGTTTCTTGTCATGGTTAACCATGAGTCCTGGATGCCTGTCGTGAAAGAACTCGTGAATGGCGTTCGCGTGGTCGACCACGGCAAGTACGGTCGCCAGTCTACCAAACTTCTTCGTCTTAACGATCGCCTCGTGGGGTGCGTCATTCCCTTGCTTGCCTATATCTCCGATCAGGCCATTTCCGACCTCGGGCAGTTCATACGCAAGGAGCGTCCGGATATCGTCCGCATCGCGATGCAGGCTCCGCTCCCGAAGTGTTCATGAACAGGAGCGCTAGCTTTTGCCGGTCTGTCGTGCCGTTCATCTCGGTTCCTGTCCGGGCATGACTCCGTTAACTGTGGGCAGCGAGAGGAGGGCTTTGACGCTCGTTGCACCACTCCTTGACTGTATGCCCAATCAGCCGTAACCCATTGCCAGCATGCCCCCGGCAGGTCAGTATGCCGGGGTGTCCGGATGGTGCTGGCCGCTATGACGGCTTCGGGTTCAACTGCAAGGATGGATGGTTCGCATGACACCGGCAATCGACGTGGCCAAGAAGGCCAAGGTGCATTACGAGATTCATGAATATACGCATGACCCGTCGGCGGATTCGTTCGGCGGGGAGGCTGCCGAGAAGCTGGGCGTGGAGGCCGAACGGGTCTTCAAGACTCTTGTCGTCGCTTTTGACGGCAAGCTCGCCGTGGCCGTGGTTCCGGTGACGGGACAGCTCGACCTCAAGGCGTGCGCCAAGGCGCTTGGTACGAAGAAGGCCGCCATGGCGGACGGGAAGGTCGTCGAGAAGACCACTGGCTATGTGTTGGGCGGTGTCAGTCCCCTCGGGCAGAAGAAGCGCCTGCCCACCGTCATCGACGAGTCTGCCACCGAGTATGAGACCATTTTTGTGAGCGGTGGACGCCGTGGGCTCGATATCGAACTGGCTCCGGCCGATCTCGCCGCGCTGACCGGCGCATCCTTCCACCCCCTCGGGCGCTAGTCTGGAAGGGGCGAATGAAACGGCCCCGGAGTGGAACCATCGTGGTTCCACTCCGGGGCCGTTTTCATATGATATGGGGTGCGGGTGCCTCCGGGCGTTAGTCCTGCGTGAGCATGGCGCTCTCGACGAGTTGGTGCGGCAGAGGCGATTTCGGCTTTACGCCGAGTTCCCGGAGCATCTCCGCCTGCCGGATCAGGTTGCCCGTTCCGGTGCAGAGTTTGCCCCGCGCCTTGTCGTAGGCCCTTCTGGCCTGATCGAGGCGGGTGCCCATGTCGTCGATGTCGTCCACGAAGCCCTTGAACTTGTCGTAGAGCAGCGCACCGCGCTGGGCGATTTCCTGCGCGTTTCTGGTCTGCTGCTCCTGCCGCCACAGCGTGGCCACCGTGCGCACCACGAAGAGCAGGGTGCTTGGGCTGACGAGGAGGATGTTTCTGTCCCACGCCTCGCGCCAGAGGGTGGCGTCCTTGGATATGGCCAGCAGGTACGCGGGTTCGACCGGCACGAACATGATGACGAAGTCCGGCGAGGTCATGCCGTAGAGCGCCTGATAGTCCTTGGCGGAGAGTTCGCGGATGTGTGTGCGCATGGCGGCGATGTGCCCCTTCAGCGCATGCTCGCGTTCGTCGTCGGCCTCGGCCCGCGTGTGTTCCAGATAGGCGTTGAGCGAAACCTTGGAGTCGATCACGAGGTGCTTGCCCTGCGGCAGGTGGATCACCACGTCGGGTTGCAGCCGTCTGCCGCCGTCCGTGGTGTGGCTTTCCTGCACGGTGAATTCCTCGCCCTTACGCAGGCCGGAGCTTTCGAGGATGCGTTCGAGGATCAGCTCGCCCCAGTCGCCCCGCGTTTTCGAGTTACCCTTGAGGGCGCGGGTGAGGTTGTTGGCGTCGTCGGAAAGCTGGCGGTTCAGGTCCATCAATTGGCGGACCTGACTGGTCAGTTCCGCGCGGTCCTTGCCTTCCTGCACGTAGGCCTTTTCCACCTGCGCCTGAAATTCCACGAGCTTCGTGCGCATGGGGTCCAGCAACTGCTTCATGGTGGTTTGATTCTGCTCCGTGAAGCGGCGGGATTTGTCGTCGAAGATCTCGTTTGCGAGGGTCTTGAACTGGTTCGCAAGCTCTTCGCGCGCCTCGCCGAGCAGGGCGAGCTTTTCCCGGCCGTGGGCGCGTTCGGCGTCCAGTTCCGTTTGTAGGCTCGCCACCTGCGCGCCGAGTTGACGTTCCTGTGCCCGCATGGCGTCGTTGGCCTTGCGCAGGGCGTCGATTTCGGGGAGCCGGGCGGCCTGTTCCCGCAGGCGCGCGATGTCTTGCCCTGCGGCGATAAGGCGCGTGCGAAGCGTGTCGCGCTCGGCGTTTGATTCGTCGAGCGTTCGTCTGCACGTGTCGAGTTCGTCTCGCAATGCGCGAAGCTGTTCGTCGAGAACGGCGATTCGTGTCTGCTGTTCTGCGGCGCATTGCGTGCGTAACGCCTTTATCCTGTGCGCAAGGTGCAGTGCGAAGGGCGCTGCGCATGTCGCGAATCCGGCAAGAAATGCAGTGATGAGCGTTGCGTCGATGTTCATTTCGTTATCCTGCTCGCTGTGTGGAGAGGTGAAGCGTTTGGCGTGTAGGGCGCGTCATGGCGATGTTGTGTTGTCGTAACATCTAGTCGCCAAGTGCGATTCTGTCCAGAGAGGCGGGGAAACGGTGCCGTTGGCTGGGGGCGCTCTCTTGCG
Coding sequences within:
- the rmuC gene encoding DNA recombination protein RmuC; this translates as MNIDATLITAFLAGFATCAAPFALHLAHRIKALRTQCAAEQQTRIAVLDEQLRALRDELDTCRRTLDESNAERDTLRTRLIAAGQDIARLREQAARLPEIDALRKANDAMRAQERQLGAQVASLQTELDAERAHGREKLALLGEAREELANQFKTLANEIFDDKSRRFTEQNQTTMKQLLDPMRTKLVEFQAQVEKAYVQEGKDRAELTSQVRQLMDLNRQLSDDANNLTRALKGNSKTRGDWGELILERILESSGLRKGEEFTVQESHTTDGGRRLQPDVVIHLPQGKHLVIDSKVSLNAYLEHTRAEADDEREHALKGHIAAMRTHIRELSAKDYQALYGMTSPDFVIMFVPVEPAYLLAISKDATLWREAWDRNILLVSPSTLLFVVRTVATLWRQEQQTRNAQEIAQRGALLYDKFKGFVDDIDDMGTRLDQARRAYDKARGKLCTGTGNLIRQAEMLRELGVKPKSPLPHQLVESAMLTQD
- the ybaK gene encoding Cys-tRNA(Pro) deacylase, encoding MTPAIDVAKKAKVHYEIHEYTHDPSADSFGGEAAEKLGVEAERVFKTLVVAFDGKLAVAVVPVTGQLDLKACAKALGTKKAAMADGKVVEKTTGYVLGGVSPLGQKKRLPTVIDESATEYETIFVSGGRRGLDIELAPADLAALTGASFHPLGR